The genomic interval TCTTCTGAGGATAACGTCTGCGATGGCACTGGGATAAAAAGTAATCCAAGTGGTTTGTTTCTATTTGATTTTTTATGTAATTGCTCATGTCTTTTTGTTTAGCCAACAAAGCATAAAACGATACACATTATGGACTCATCGTGCCAACTTCGCCATCCATAATCCCCTAAGGTGTCGATCTGTTCTTGTTTTTCAACAATTTGCTATGATCTACCCTAAACAATATAACCCCAATTCAGTGGAGATACCATGCAAGCAACAATTAGTTGGGATGGAAAAGCCAGGTTCACAGCCAGCTCAGGATCTGGACATAAAATCGTTATGGACGGCCCGCCAGACCACGGAGGAGAGAACCAGGGACCACGGCCAATGGAGATGATATTAATGGGTTTGGGAGGCTGTACCAGCTTCGATGTTATGAGCATTTTGCAAAAGTCTCGCCAGGAAGTTGTCGACTGTGTAGCAGAACTAAATGCAGAACGAGCCGATACCGTCCCTGCTGTATTCACCCACATTAATATCCATTTCAAAGTCACTGGTAAGAATCTGAAAGAGGCGACGGTAAAACGTGCAGTAGAACTCTCTGCCGAAAAATACTGCTCAGCTTCGATCATGCTTGAAAAAGCCGGGGTCAAAATACAACACTCTTATGAAATCATTTCAGTTCCAGAGTAGAACACTCGGATTTGGGCCATCCAACTAGACAAAAGATGGGCCTCACAGACCGAAAATGACAAACCTGAAAGCCGCTGATCGGCGGCTTATTCCATACAAACCTAGCTTTCAGCATTCGATATACAGAAATCGGTTTTTTTTTTGCTTGAGGTTATGGCGTCAGGATCTCGATATCTTCATAATACGCGGCCTTTTACAGGGGTGGCTGTTTGAATCCTCAGGATTTCAGCTCATCCGGGTTTGCTGGTCTCAAATGAGGTGAGTCGATGGACAACAAACTGAAGCTCTACGGTTTTAATAACCTGACGAAGTCATTAAGCTTTAATATCTATGACATTAACTATGCTAAGACCAAGCAGCATAAAGACGAATACATTGAGTACATTGACGAGCTCTACAATGCTGACCGTCTCACTCAGATACTAACCCAGGTTGTTGATATCATAGGCGCAAATGTTCTTAACATTGCCCGTCAGGATTACGATCCACAAGGCGCCAGCGTCACAATGCTGATCTGCGAAGAGCCTATTGAACCTCAACACAATCAGACCGATGAATCACCTGGGCCATTACCGGAAAGTGTCGTGGCGCATCTGGATAAATCCCATATTACGGTTCATACCTATCCAGAAAGTCACCCTGATAACGGAATATCCACTTTCAGAGCAGATATCGACGTGTCGACCTGTGGTGTTATTTCGCCGCTGAAAGCACTGAACTTTCTGATTCACTCTTTTGATTCAGATATCGTGACAGTTGACTATAGAGTCAGGGGTTTTACACGTGATACCCACGGCATGAAGCACTATATTGACCATGAGATTAACTCAATACAGAACTATTTGAGTGAAGATACGCGCAAAAGTTTTCAGATGATTGATGTAAACGTCTATCAGGAGAACATTTTCCATACCAAAATGCTCACCAAAAAGTTCAATATTGATGATTATCTGTTTGGTTCCGGTGCCGATGAGTTCAGTCCGGAAGAACTGGCATGGATTGAAAAACGTTTAAAACGGGAAATG from Gynuella sunshinyii YC6258 carries:
- the speD gene encoding adenosylmethionine decarboxylase — protein: MDNKLKLYGFNNLTKSLSFNIYDINYAKTKQHKDEYIEYIDELYNADRLTQILTQVVDIIGANVLNIARQDYDPQGASVTMLICEEPIEPQHNQTDESPGPLPESVVAHLDKSHITVHTYPESHPDNGISTFRADIDVSTCGVISPLKALNFLIHSFDSDIVTVDYRVRGFTRDTHGMKHYIDHEINSIQNYLSEDTRKSFQMIDVNVYQENIFHTKMLTKKFNIDDYLFGSGADEFSPEELAWIEKRLKREMQEIFYSRNLAQIPDL
- a CDS encoding OsmC family protein, whose translation is MQATISWDGKARFTASSGSGHKIVMDGPPDHGGENQGPRPMEMILMGLGGCTSFDVMSILQKSRQEVVDCVAELNAERADTVPAVFTHINIHFKVTGKNLKEATVKRAVELSAEKYCSASIMLEKAGVKIQHSYEIISVPE